From one Phocoena sinus isolate mPhoSin1 chromosome 4, mPhoSin1.pri, whole genome shotgun sequence genomic stretch:
- the ABCF3 gene encoding ATP-binding cassette sub-family F member 3 isoform X1 has protein sequence MRFGRKGEISGTGRGRALAEVSRRLRGLDPNWNMATCAEILRSEFPEIDGQVFDYVTGVLRSGSADFESVDDLVEAVGELLQEVSGDSKDDAGIRAVCQRMYNTLRLTEPQTQGNSQVLLDAPIQLSKITESYDCGTKLPGLLKREQSSTVNAKKLEKAEARLKAKQEKRSEKDTLKTSSPLVLEEASASQAGSRKESRLESSGKNKSYDVRIENFDVSFGDRVLLAGADVNLAWGRRYGLVGRNGLGKTTLLKMLATRSLRVPAHISLLHVEQEVAGDDTPALQSVLESDTVREDLLHRERELSAQIAAGRAEGSEAAQLAEIYAKLEEIEADKAPARASVILAGLGFTPKMQQQPTREFSGGWRMRLALARALFARPDLLLLDEPTNMLDVRAILWLENYLQTWPSTILVVSHDRNFLNAIATDIIHLHSQRLDGYRGDFETFIKSKQERLLSQQREYEAQQQYRQHIQVFIDRFRYNANRASQVQSKLKMLEKLPELKPVDKELEVVMKFPDGFEKFSPPILQLDEVDFYYDPKHVIFSCLSVSADLESRICVVGENGAGKSTMLKLLMGDLAPVRGIRHAHRNLKIGYFSQHHVEQLDLNVSAVELLARKFPGRPEEEYRHQLGRYGISGELAVRPVASLSGGQKSRVAFAQMTMPCPNFYILDEPTNHLDMETIEALGRALNNFRGGVILVSHDERFIRLVCQELWVCEGGGVTRVEGGFDQYRALLQEQFRREGFL, from the exons GCGTCTTGCGCAGCGGCAGTGCGGACTTCGAGTCTGTGGATGACCTGGTGGAAGCTGTGGGGGAACTGTTGCAAGAGGTGTCCGGGGACAGCAAGGATGACGCGGGCATCAGGGCCGTGTGCCAGCGCATGTACAACACTCTGCGCCT GACTGAGCCACAGACCCAGGGAAACAGCCAGGTGCTACTAGACGCCCCCATCCAGTTGTCAAAGATAACAGAGAGCTACG ACTGTGGCACCAAACTTCCAGGCCTGCTAAAGAGGGAACAGTCCTCg ACAGTGAATGCAAAGAAGctagagaaagctgaggctcGACTGAAGGCAAAGCAGGAGAAGCGCTCAGAGAAGGACACACTCAAGACCAGCAGCCCTCT AGTTTTGGAAGAGGCATCAGCCAGCCAGGCAGGCAGCAGAAAGGAGAGTCGGTTGGAATCATCTGGCAAGAACAAATCCTACGATGTGCGAATTGAGAACTTTGATGTGTCTTTTGGCGATAG GGTATTGCTGGCTGGAGCAGATGTGAACCTGGCATGGGGCCGCCGCTATGGGCTGGTGGGTCGGAATGGACTAGGGAAGACGACGCTGCTGAAGATGCTGGCAACCCGGAGCCTGCGGGTTCCAGCCCACATTTCCCTGCTGCACGTGGAGCAGGAGGTTGCTGGAGACGACACCCCTGCCCTGCAGAGTGTGCTGGAGAGTGATACTGTGCGAGAAGATCTCCTGCATCGGGAGCGGGAGCTCAGCGCCCAGATTGCTGCTGGCAG GGCCGAGGGCTCAGAAGCTGCACAGCTGGCAGAAATCTATGCCAAGTTGGAGGAGATTGAGGCTGACAAAGCACCTGCCAG AGCATCAGTCATTCTTGCCGGGCTTGGCTTTACCCCCAAAATGCAGCAGCAGCCCACGCG GGAGTTCTCAGGTGGCTGGAGGATGAGACTGGCCCTCGCCCGGGCTCTGTTTGCTAG GCCAGATCTGCTGCTGTTAGATG AACCCACAAACATGCTGGATGTAAGGGCCATCCTGTGGCTGGAGAATTACCTGCAG aCGTGGCCCTCCACAATCCTGGTCGTCTCCCACGACCGCAACTTCCTGAATGCCATAGCCACAGACATCATCCACCTGCACAGCCAGCGGCTGGATGGTTACCGGGGAGACTTTGAGACCTTCATCAAGAGCAAGCAGGAGCGGCTGCTCAGTCAGCAGCGTGAATATGAGGCCCAGCAGCAGTATCGCCAGCATATCCAG GTTTTCATTGACCGCTTTCGCTACAACGCCAACAGAGCCTCTCAAGTGCAGAGCAAACTCAAGATGCTGGAGAAGCT aCCGGAGCTGAAACCCGTGGACAAGGAGTTGGAGGTAGTGATGAA GTTCCCCGACGGGTTTGAGAAATTCTCACCACCAATTCTGCAGCTAGATGAGGTGGATTTCTACTACGACCCAAAGCATGTCATCTTCAGCTGTCTCTCCGTCTCTGCTGATCTTGAATCCCGCATCTGTGTG GTTGGGGAGAATGGGGCTGGGAAGTCTACCATGTTGAAGCTCCTTATGGGGGATCTGGCACCTGTTCGGGGCATCAGACATGCTCACAG GAATCTGAAGATTGGCTATTTCAGCCAGCACCacgtggagcagctggacctgaaTGTCAGTGCTGTGGAACTGCTGGCACGCAAGTTCCCCG GACGGCCTGAGGAGGAATACCGTCACCAGCTGGGCCGGTATGGCATCTCTGGAGAACTGGCCGTGCGCCCTGTTGCCAGCTTGTCTGGGGGCCAGAAGAGCCGGGTGGCCTTTGCTCAGATGACCATGCCCTG CCCCAACTTCTACATTCTGGATGAACCCACAAACCACCTGGATATGGAGACCATTGAGGCTCTGGGCCGCGCTCTCAACAATTTCAGG GGTGGTGTGATTCTGGTGTCCCACGATGAACGCTTCATCCGGCTGGTGTGCCAAGAGCTGTGGGTGTGTGAAGGAGGCGGCGTCACCCGGGTCGAGGGGGGATTTGACCAGTACCGAGCTCTTCTCCAGGAACAGTTCCGCCGTGAGGGCTTCCTCTAG
- the ABCF3 gene encoding ATP-binding cassette sub-family F member 3 isoform X2, which produces MLATRSLRVPAHISLLHVEQEVAGDDTPALQSVLESDTVREDLLHRERELSAQIAAGRAEGSEAAQLAEIYAKLEEIEADKAPARASVILAGLGFTPKMQQQPTREFSGGWRMRLALARALFARPDLLLLDEPTNMLDVRAILWLENYLQTWPSTILVVSHDRNFLNAIATDIIHLHSQRLDGYRGDFETFIKSKQERLLSQQREYEAQQQYRQHIQVFIDRFRYNANRASQVQSKLKMLEKLPELKPVDKELEVVMKFPDGFEKFSPPILQLDEVDFYYDPKHVIFSCLSVSADLESRICVVGENGAGKSTMLKLLMGDLAPVRGIRHAHRNLKIGYFSQHHVEQLDLNVSAVELLARKFPGRPEEEYRHQLGRYGISGELAVRPVASLSGGQKSRVAFAQMTMPCPNFYILDEPTNHLDMETIEALGRALNNFRGGVILVSHDERFIRLVCQELWVCEGGGVTRVEGGFDQYRALLQEQFRREGFL; this is translated from the exons ATGCTGGCAACCCGGAGCCTGCGGGTTCCAGCCCACATTTCCCTGCTGCACGTGGAGCAGGAGGTTGCTGGAGACGACACCCCTGCCCTGCAGAGTGTGCTGGAGAGTGATACTGTGCGAGAAGATCTCCTGCATCGGGAGCGGGAGCTCAGCGCCCAGATTGCTGCTGGCAG GGCCGAGGGCTCAGAAGCTGCACAGCTGGCAGAAATCTATGCCAAGTTGGAGGAGATTGAGGCTGACAAAGCACCTGCCAG AGCATCAGTCATTCTTGCCGGGCTTGGCTTTACCCCCAAAATGCAGCAGCAGCCCACGCG GGAGTTCTCAGGTGGCTGGAGGATGAGACTGGCCCTCGCCCGGGCTCTGTTTGCTAG GCCAGATCTGCTGCTGTTAGATG AACCCACAAACATGCTGGATGTAAGGGCCATCCTGTGGCTGGAGAATTACCTGCAG aCGTGGCCCTCCACAATCCTGGTCGTCTCCCACGACCGCAACTTCCTGAATGCCATAGCCACAGACATCATCCACCTGCACAGCCAGCGGCTGGATGGTTACCGGGGAGACTTTGAGACCTTCATCAAGAGCAAGCAGGAGCGGCTGCTCAGTCAGCAGCGTGAATATGAGGCCCAGCAGCAGTATCGCCAGCATATCCAG GTTTTCATTGACCGCTTTCGCTACAACGCCAACAGAGCCTCTCAAGTGCAGAGCAAACTCAAGATGCTGGAGAAGCT aCCGGAGCTGAAACCCGTGGACAAGGAGTTGGAGGTAGTGATGAA GTTCCCCGACGGGTTTGAGAAATTCTCACCACCAATTCTGCAGCTAGATGAGGTGGATTTCTACTACGACCCAAAGCATGTCATCTTCAGCTGTCTCTCCGTCTCTGCTGATCTTGAATCCCGCATCTGTGTG GTTGGGGAGAATGGGGCTGGGAAGTCTACCATGTTGAAGCTCCTTATGGGGGATCTGGCACCTGTTCGGGGCATCAGACATGCTCACAG GAATCTGAAGATTGGCTATTTCAGCCAGCACCacgtggagcagctggacctgaaTGTCAGTGCTGTGGAACTGCTGGCACGCAAGTTCCCCG GACGGCCTGAGGAGGAATACCGTCACCAGCTGGGCCGGTATGGCATCTCTGGAGAACTGGCCGTGCGCCCTGTTGCCAGCTTGTCTGGGGGCCAGAAGAGCCGGGTGGCCTTTGCTCAGATGACCATGCCCTG CCCCAACTTCTACATTCTGGATGAACCCACAAACCACCTGGATATGGAGACCATTGAGGCTCTGGGCCGCGCTCTCAACAATTTCAGG GGTGGTGTGATTCTGGTGTCCCACGATGAACGCTTCATCCGGCTGGTGTGCCAAGAGCTGTGGGTGTGTGAAGGAGGCGGCGTCACCCGGGTCGAGGGGGGATTTGACCAGTACCGAGCTCTTCTCCAGGAACAGTTCCGCCGTGAGGGCTTCCTCTAG